A stretch of Paludisphaera borealis DNA encodes these proteins:
- a CDS encoding EF-hand domain-containing protein, with amino-acid sequence MTRSDDGLGRTIITWFGAAWFASAGLAGVSAGAGVPAKVTFTEHVAPIVFENCAGCHRPDQGAPFTLLSYRDVQKRGEFLRGVIANREMPPWPPAHGWGRLQDERRLSDDQIATFDRWVETGMEEGPADKLPKLPPFVERGWTLGEPDMIVTLPEAFDVPADGPDIYRMFVLPLNLSTDQWVTAVEIHPTARSVVHHALYFLDDTGAARKLDEADSKPGFGKMSFPRTGTLGGWALGATTRRLPMGLAYPLSKGSDLVVQIHFHPSGKAERERASFGLYFAKEKPKKRLMGFQAPTAFGLGTELRTRGIQPGEKDFTIHGEWTAPFDVDLVSVGGHAHYRCKSMKAVVKLPDGREEKLFAIDDWDFRWQGRYNYAEPVRLAKGSVVRTTLVYDNSADNPRNPSIPPILVRWGEGTNDEMGSVNFAFVAVDEANAASYRGARMGGGSAGGGGFRNLGPAQRLAMFRLLDADRDGKLKGDEIPERMRAFMDLIDVNHDGAISREEVESLPSATSR; translated from the coding sequence GTGACGCGATCCGACGACGGCTTGGGACGGACGATCATAACATGGTTCGGCGCGGCCTGGTTCGCCTCGGCGGGACTTGCCGGCGTCTCGGCTGGCGCCGGCGTGCCGGCCAAGGTGACCTTCACCGAGCACGTCGCGCCGATCGTCTTCGAGAACTGCGCCGGGTGTCATCGTCCCGACCAGGGGGCGCCGTTCACGCTGCTCTCGTATCGCGACGTGCAGAAGCGAGGCGAGTTTCTCCGGGGCGTGATCGCGAACCGGGAGATGCCTCCCTGGCCCCCGGCGCACGGCTGGGGACGGCTGCAGGACGAGCGACGGCTCAGCGACGACCAGATCGCGACCTTCGACCGCTGGGTCGAGACGGGGATGGAGGAGGGGCCCGCCGACAAGCTGCCGAAGCTCCCCCCGTTCGTCGAAAGGGGCTGGACTCTGGGCGAGCCCGACATGATCGTCACTCTTCCCGAGGCGTTCGACGTGCCGGCCGACGGGCCGGACATCTACCGGATGTTCGTCCTGCCGCTCAACCTCTCGACCGACCAGTGGGTGACGGCCGTCGAGATCCACCCGACCGCGCGGTCGGTGGTCCATCACGCGCTTTACTTCCTCGACGACACCGGCGCCGCGCGTAAGCTCGACGAGGCCGACTCCAAGCCGGGCTTCGGCAAGATGAGTTTTCCTCGCACCGGGACGCTCGGCGGCTGGGCGCTCGGCGCGACGACGCGACGCCTGCCGATGGGACTTGCGTACCCGCTCTCCAAGGGCTCGGACCTGGTCGTCCAGATCCATTTCCATCCCTCGGGCAAAGCCGAACGCGAGCGCGCCAGCTTCGGTCTGTACTTCGCCAAGGAGAAGCCCAAGAAGCGGTTGATGGGTTTTCAGGCGCCGACGGCCTTCGGGCTGGGGACCGAGCTGCGCACCCGCGGCATTCAGCCGGGCGAGAAGGATTTCACGATCCACGGCGAGTGGACCGCGCCGTTCGACGTCGACCTCGTGTCGGTCGGCGGCCACGCGCACTACCGCTGCAAGTCGATGAAGGCCGTCGTTAAACTGCCCGACGGCCGCGAGGAAAAACTGTTCGCCATCGACGACTGGGATTTCCGCTGGCAAGGGCGGTACAACTACGCCGAGCCGGTACGACTCGCGAAGGGTTCGGTCGTCCGCACGACCCTCGTCTACGACAACTCGGCCGACAACCCCCGCAACCCGTCGATCCCGCCGATCCTCGTCCGCTGGGGCGAAGGCACGAACGACGAGATGGGGTCGGTCAACTTCGCCTTCGTGGCCGTCGACGAGGCGAACGCCGCGAGCTATCGCGGAGCCAGGATGGGCGGCGGTAGCGCCGGCGGCGGCGGTTTCCGGAATCTTGGCCCCGCCCAGCGGCTTGCGATGTTCCGCCTGCTGGACGCCGATCGCGACGGCAAACTCAAGGGCGACGAAATCCCCGAGCGAATGCGTGCTTTCATGGACCTGATCGACGTCAACCACGACGGCGCGATCAGCCGCGAGGAAGTGGAGAGCCTGCCGTCGGCCACGAGCCGCTAG
- a CDS encoding alpha/beta hydrolase family protein, with protein MTRLVRSFCGVFLIGVLARTGVAEDGAEKRPRPNMVGAYGPWLSEKVLGDGPAKLSFRTGKWKTLDEWRKAARERAWERIAPVDQGGKPEVRVESTHEFDGLQIERLSWQLPGGPRTEAVFLKPVGAKGPLPAILGLHDHGGNKFLGWRKIVRIGDEPTEIVVAHQKEYYGGVAWANEIAKRGYAVLVHDTFPFGSRRVRVADVSPRVREDGIDPEPNDAQGVKRYNKFASAHEDVMEKSLVSAGTTWPGVYVVEDQRALDVLCARPEVDPKRVGCAGLSGGGMRTVFLGGLDDRIRCAIAVGFMTTWRDFLLDKCYTHTWMAYVPLLPRDLDFPEILALRAPAPTMVLNCNEDGLYTLPEMHRADAILRETFERGGAADAYRCNFYTGGHKFDLEMQNDAFAWFDRHLKNRP; from the coding sequence ATGACAAGGCTTGTCCGGTCTTTCTGTGGCGTCTTCCTGATCGGAGTTCTGGCTCGCACCGGGGTCGCGGAGGACGGCGCCGAGAAGCGGCCGCGTCCCAACATGGTGGGGGCGTACGGGCCCTGGCTTTCGGAGAAGGTGCTCGGCGACGGCCCAGCGAAGCTCTCGTTTCGGACGGGAAAGTGGAAGACGCTCGACGAGTGGCGCAAAGCGGCGCGGGAGCGAGCATGGGAGCGGATCGCGCCGGTCGATCAGGGAGGCAAGCCCGAGGTCCGGGTCGAGTCGACGCACGAGTTCGACGGCCTGCAGATCGAGCGGCTCTCGTGGCAGCTTCCCGGCGGACCGAGGACCGAGGCGGTCTTCCTCAAGCCGGTCGGCGCCAAGGGGCCGCTGCCGGCGATCCTGGGGCTCCACGATCACGGCGGCAACAAGTTCCTGGGCTGGCGCAAGATCGTCCGGATCGGCGACGAGCCGACGGAGATCGTCGTCGCCCACCAAAAGGAGTACTACGGAGGCGTCGCCTGGGCGAATGAGATCGCCAAGCGCGGTTACGCCGTCTTGGTCCACGACACGTTTCCGTTCGGCAGCCGCCGTGTTCGCGTGGCCGACGTCTCCCCGCGCGTCCGTGAGGATGGCATCGACCCCGAGCCGAACGACGCGCAGGGCGTCAAGCGGTACAACAAGTTCGCGAGCGCTCATGAAGACGTCATGGAGAAGAGCCTCGTCAGCGCCGGCACCACCTGGCCCGGCGTCTACGTCGTCGAGGACCAGCGCGCTTTGGACGTCCTATGCGCCCGGCCCGAAGTCGACCCCAAGCGCGTCGGCTGCGCCGGGCTGTCGGGGGGAGGGATGCGCACCGTCTTCCTCGGCGGCCTGGACGATCGCATCCGCTGCGCGATCGCCGTCGGGTTCATGACGACCTGGCGCGACTTCCTCCTGGATAAATGCTATACGCACACCTGGATGGCCTACGTCCCGCTGCTGCCGCGCGACCTGGACTTCCCCGAGATCCTCGCCCTCCGCGCCCCCGCCCCCACGATGGTCCTCAATTGCAACGAGGACGGGCTCTACACACTCCCCGAGATGCATCGCGCCGACGCGATCCTCCGCGAGACCTTCGAAAGAGGGGGCGCGGCCGACGCCTATCGCTGCAACTTCTACACGGGCGGGCACAAGTTCGACCTCGAGATGCAGAACGACGCGTTCGCCTGGTTCGATCGGCATCTGAAAAACCGCCCGTGA
- a CDS encoding Gfo/Idh/MocA family protein: protein MRDRETNTRRDFFKSAAAASTAFTLLSRNEDATAAGPNDKVRIATIGMGIIGFIDTDCALKVPGVELVAAADLYEGRRKHVKERYGDRVDTYVDYREILARKDVDAVLLCVPDHWHSKMSIDAMKAGKAVYCEKPMVRTVEEGPEVIRVQQETKAVFQVGSQYASSIVFDKLKEMVAAGAIGKVNVVEARFNRNSSLGAWQYTQPTDASPETVDWDRFLGSAPKRPFDATRFFRWRNYQDYGTAVAGDLFVHLLTGVHHATGSLGPNKVAAMGGLRYWDDGRDVYDVILGLLDYPATDAHPSFTLSLQCDFEDGGGDATAFRFVGDEGVISVGFDALELKRVGVTWPTPEQELKGYNSVQTFSKAQQEAIAAKLASEPTKAPKTSGYKGVERYQAPAGYDARYDHFVKFFRSVREAQPVYEDAVFGYRAAAPALLCNNSYFQGKMLGWDPIKMQVTS, encoded by the coding sequence ATGCGAGACCGCGAAACGAACACGCGCCGGGATTTCTTCAAGTCGGCGGCGGCCGCCTCGACGGCCTTCACGTTGCTTTCTCGGAATGAGGACGCAACGGCGGCGGGGCCCAACGACAAGGTGCGGATCGCGACGATCGGCATGGGGATCATCGGGTTCATCGACACCGATTGCGCGCTCAAGGTGCCGGGCGTCGAGCTGGTCGCGGCGGCCGACCTTTACGAAGGCCGGCGGAAGCACGTCAAGGAGCGGTACGGCGACCGGGTCGACACCTACGTCGACTACCGCGAAATCCTCGCCCGCAAGGACGTCGACGCCGTCTTGCTCTGCGTGCCGGACCACTGGCATTCGAAGATGTCGATCGATGCGATGAAGGCGGGCAAGGCGGTCTACTGCGAGAAGCCGATGGTCCGCACGGTCGAGGAAGGGCCGGAGGTCATCCGCGTCCAGCAGGAGACGAAGGCCGTCTTCCAGGTCGGCAGCCAGTACGCCAGCTCGATCGTCTTCGACAAGCTCAAGGAGATGGTGGCTGCCGGCGCGATCGGCAAGGTGAACGTCGTCGAGGCGCGGTTCAACCGCAACTCGTCGCTCGGCGCCTGGCAGTACACGCAGCCGACCGACGCCTCGCCCGAGACGGTCGACTGGGACCGGTTCCTCGGCAGCGCCCCCAAGCGGCCGTTCGACGCCACCCGGTTCTTCCGGTGGCGGAACTACCAGGACTACGGCACGGCCGTGGCTGGCGACCTGTTCGTCCACCTGCTGACCGGCGTCCACCACGCCACCGGCTCGCTCGGCCCGAACAAGGTCGCGGCGATGGGCGGGCTCCGCTACTGGGACGACGGCCGCGACGTCTACGACGTGATCCTCGGCCTGCTCGACTACCCGGCGACCGACGCGCACCCGAGCTTCACGCTCTCGCTCCAGTGCGACTTCGAGGACGGCGGCGGCGACGCCACGGCCTTCCGGTTCGTCGGCGACGAAGGAGTGATCTCCGTCGGCTTCGACGCGCTCGAACTCAAGCGCGTGGGCGTCACCTGGCCGACCCCCGAGCAAGAGCTGAAGGGCTATAACTCGGTCCAGACGTTCTCGAAGGCCCAGCAGGAAGCGATCGCCGCGAAGCTGGCCTCGGAGCCGACCAAGGCCCCCAAGACCTCGGGCTACAAGGGCGTCGAGAGGTACCAGGCGCCGGCCGGCTACGACGCCCGCTACGACCACTTCGTCAAGTTCTTCCGCTCGGTCCGCGAAGCCCAGCCGGTCTATGAAGACGCCGTCTTCGGCTACCGCGCCGCCGCCCCTGCGCTGCTGTGCAACAACAGCTACTTCCAGGGCAAGATGCTCGGCTGGGACCCGATCAAGATGCAAGTGACGTCGTAA
- a CDS encoding Hsp20/alpha crystallin family protein: MSIERWDPFRETISLRDAMNSLLQESFVRPGGMGLPSAATLPLDVTETENDFVIKASLPGVKPDDVQITVHGDTLTIRGDSKAEEEKKGEHWHLRERRYGSFQRSVALSTPVDSEKARADYENGVLTLTLPKSEAAKPRQIRVGNTAKAQVGNGSKK, encoded by the coding sequence ATGTCGATCGAACGTTGGGATCCGTTCCGCGAGACCATCAGTCTCCGCGACGCGATGAACTCGCTGCTCCAGGAGAGTTTCGTGCGTCCCGGCGGCATGGGCCTGCCCAGTGCGGCCACGCTGCCGCTCGACGTCACTGAGACGGAAAATGACTTCGTGATCAAGGCGTCTCTGCCGGGAGTCAAGCCCGACGACGTTCAGATCACCGTCCATGGCGATACCTTGACGATCCGCGGCGACAGCAAAGCCGAGGAGGAGAAGAAGGGCGAGCACTGGCACCTCCGCGAGCGGAGGTACGGCTCGTTCCAGCGATCCGTGGCGCTTTCCACGCCGGTCGATTCGGAAAAGGCACGGGCCGATTACGAGAACGGCGTCCTGACTCTGACTCTCCCCAAGTCGGAGGCGGCCAAACCCCGGCAGATCAGGGTCGGCAACACAGCGAAAGCCCAGGTCGGCAATGGCAGCAAGAAGTAA
- a CDS encoding choice-of-anchor K domain-containing protein, producing MSSHLFRSIGFAAALACLTSPAVGLAAVVTGTDTGVFVNPVPSSGVTVTGVGTSHVTYGVGSDSLPNSLTYAAVGSISSTTETPFKLGTLTYFNGTTVSNTTPDQISLQISLNLTQPGAVNQNFNFALNLVSTPNTSDPDASADYVYFPSSFSSTTFMSEGVTYTLRVLGFENVVGDGFLDSNSSQLHVREQGTASADLYGVVTTDTSGVVPEPASIVSAAVACVFGLAGLSRRARNAARA from the coding sequence ATGTCATCGCATCTTTTCCGAAGCATTGGTTTCGCGGCGGCTCTAGCTTGCTTGACTTCCCCGGCCGTCGGGCTCGCCGCGGTGGTCACGGGGACGGATACGGGGGTCTTCGTCAATCCCGTGCCATCGTCTGGGGTGACGGTGACCGGCGTTGGGACCAGCCATGTCACCTATGGCGTTGGTAGTGACAGCCTTCCGAACTCGCTGACCTACGCGGCGGTCGGTTCGATCTCGTCCACGACGGAGACGCCGTTCAAGCTAGGGACACTGACGTACTTCAATGGAACGACCGTGTCAAACACGACGCCCGACCAGATCAGCCTGCAGATCTCACTCAACCTTACCCAACCGGGCGCGGTCAACCAGAACTTCAACTTCGCCCTGAATCTGGTGTCAACGCCGAATACGAGTGATCCGGATGCCAGTGCGGATTACGTTTACTTCCCGTCCTCATTCTCGTCCACGACGTTCATGTCGGAAGGGGTGACGTATACGCTCCGAGTGCTCGGATTCGAGAACGTGGTCGGCGACGGCTTCCTCGATTCGAACAGCAGCCAACTCCACGTCCGTGAGCAAGGGACGGCGTCCGCGGACTTGTACGGCGTGGTGACGACGGATACGTCCGGCGTCGTGCCCGAGCCCGCCTCGATCGTCTCGGCCGCCGTCGCCTGCGTGTTCGGCCTCGCCGGGCTGTCCAGGCGTGCTCGGAACGCGGCCCGCGCCTGA
- a CDS encoding RNA polymerase sigma factor, which yields MLHVNEGSTNPALLELGADWSNHDAWVELLRRHDPLIRRCCAYHGLTDADADEVRQETWIELATRLRRFRYDPGRSFRGWLWIVCRNKAMSFLRLNKKHRIENLDEWMTASRADPDSSLVDDEPIPSRTAAGTDGGTLELLFAKAARIQADVRARVEPSTWEAFWLADVYLWNMEDVAAHLGISLAAAYKATQRMRGRLREEGERTSEPPVAR from the coding sequence ATGCTTCACGTCAACGAAGGCTCGACCAACCCCGCCCTCCTGGAGCTCGGCGCCGACTGGAGCAATCACGACGCCTGGGTTGAGTTGCTGCGGCGTCACGACCCGTTGATTCGCCGCTGTTGCGCCTACCATGGGCTGACCGACGCCGACGCCGACGAGGTCCGTCAGGAGACCTGGATCGAACTGGCCACACGACTGCGGCGGTTCCGCTACGACCCCGGGCGATCGTTCCGGGGGTGGCTCTGGATCGTCTGCCGGAACAAGGCCATGAGCTTTCTGAGGCTCAACAAGAAGCATCGAATCGAGAACCTGGACGAGTGGATGACGGCCTCACGCGCTGATCCCGACTCGTCGCTCGTTGACGACGAGCCGATCCCGAGCCGGACGGCGGCGGGAACAGACGGCGGTACGCTCGAATTGCTGTTCGCCAAGGCGGCGAGAATCCAGGCCGACGTGCGGGCGCGGGTCGAGCCGAGCACTTGGGAAGCGTTCTGGCTGGCGGACGTCTACCTGTGGAATATGGAAGACGTCGCGGCCCATCTCGGAATCAGCCTCGCCGCCGCCTACAAGGCCACGCAGCGGATGCGCGGGCGGCTGCGCGAGGAAGGGGAGCGAACGTCGGAACCACCCGTGGCGCGTTGA
- a CDS encoding serine/threonine-protein kinase, with protein MSFCHSDDSLRRLGDDDDLEPADSYEIERHIEACPRCQAQLKAIVEQTSTTGRFMADWLANYDGKLPEVSGFEIERELGCGNWGGVYLARKAGQNRLIALKLMPQSAFPSDGPDDRRRWIREAQAVSSVRHPNVVTLYDYGEEGRWFFLAFEYVPGGSLKDRLTEPLPARTAAELLETSARAVAHIHAEGFLHLDLKPGNILLDGQPDAPWEDVVPKISDFGLSLSHEDLATPETSLDGPRGTPSYMAPEQTAPHRGKIGPGADVYALGAVLYELLTGRPPFRGATHHETMEMVRHADPVHPRRLNPRIPRDLETIALKCLEKTPSRRYATAAAVADDLRRWLDRRPIQARPASLAERTARLCRRNPVVAALCLTLVLTVAAAFGGIIHTLRRERAARQAAELNLEAASIVMGQLGGILLQRYYGHPGRPGDELKQIGALIREQIAKVDSIGSRHPELLNMMSEIDGQIAASLKKGGGRAEARALVVERLELARRAHQAAPTDIRFLIENINALFQAGEFAIDDQHPIEALAGRDQAAALLLGHPGILPDLRTFHPYWTTFALRLSDAYLQLPTVAGRDEHRIAWDRALNERVETAIRTGAVDAKRSDVVLFRACLLADRGDWTALRRLVPSLAALRLDESNDSYWNRVARELGLQSWMDRELRHYVAACELLTDDPELVMKESEQLAKLLGLPKVNEYTKHSIFDAINRGLSIFASRQRATARLDRADRSAQFFRALADRLLREFPTDPSAYRLMSEAHLQESKNAWKRDDLAGVRKSLAASISSLRRALELDPSDDIVRSMLIDKTKRLAALPGS; from the coding sequence ATGTCGTTCTGTCATTCCGACGATTCCTTGCGCCGGCTGGGTGACGACGACGACCTCGAACCCGCCGACTCCTACGAGATCGAGCGACATATCGAGGCATGCCCGCGCTGCCAGGCTCAGTTGAAAGCGATCGTGGAGCAAACCTCGACGACGGGACGATTCATGGCGGACTGGCTGGCGAATTACGATGGCAAGCTCCCCGAAGTCTCCGGCTTCGAGATCGAGCGCGAGCTGGGCTGCGGCAACTGGGGGGGCGTCTACCTGGCCCGGAAGGCGGGCCAGAATCGGCTCATCGCCCTGAAGCTGATGCCCCAGTCGGCCTTCCCCAGCGACGGCCCGGACGACCGTCGCCGCTGGATCCGTGAGGCCCAGGCGGTCTCAAGCGTGCGACACCCCAACGTCGTCACGCTCTACGACTACGGCGAGGAGGGCCGCTGGTTCTTCCTCGCCTTCGAGTACGTCCCCGGAGGCTCGCTCAAGGATCGGCTCACCGAACCCTTGCCGGCCCGGACGGCGGCCGAGTTGCTGGAGACGTCGGCCCGCGCCGTGGCGCATATCCACGCCGAGGGCTTCCTGCACCTGGACCTGAAGCCGGGCAACATCCTACTCGACGGCCAGCCCGATGCGCCCTGGGAGGATGTCGTCCCCAAGATCAGCGACTTCGGCCTGTCGCTCTCGCACGAGGACCTGGCGACGCCCGAGACCAGCCTGGACGGTCCCCGAGGCACGCCCAGTTACATGGCGCCCGAGCAGACGGCCCCCCACCGCGGCAAGATCGGCCCCGGGGCCGACGTCTACGCCCTCGGCGCGGTGCTTTACGAGCTGCTGACCGGCCGCCCCCCGTTCCGCGGGGCGACGCACCACGAAACGATGGAAATGGTCCGTCACGCGGACCCGGTCCATCCTCGACGTCTGAACCCGAGGATTCCGCGCGACCTGGAGACGATCGCCCTCAAGTGCCTGGAGAAAACCCCCTCTCGGCGCTACGCCACCGCCGCGGCCGTGGCCGACGATCTGCGACGCTGGCTCGACCGCCGCCCGATCCAGGCGCGCCCCGCGTCGCTCGCCGAGCGGACCGCCCGCCTCTGCCGCCGCAACCCGGTCGTCGCCGCCCTCTGCCTGACCCTCGTCCTGACCGTGGCGGCGGCCTTCGGCGGGATCATTCACACCCTCCGCCGAGAGCGCGCGGCCCGCCAAGCCGCCGAGTTGAACCTCGAAGCCGCCTCCATTGTCATGGGTCAGCTCGGCGGCATCCTGCTTCAAAGGTATTACGGGCACCCCGGCCGTCCCGGCGACGAGTTGAAACAGATTGGCGCCCTGATCAGGGAGCAGATCGCGAAGGTCGACTCCATCGGGAGCCGCCATCCCGAACTCCTCAACATGATGAGCGAGATCGACGGCCAGATCGCCGCGAGCCTGAAAAAAGGCGGGGGACGGGCGGAAGCGCGAGCCCTGGTCGTCGAGCGTCTCGAGCTGGCGCGAAGGGCCCATCAGGCCGCGCCGACCGATATTCGTTTTCTCATAGAAAACATCAACGCCCTGTTTCAAGCCGGTGAATTCGCCATCGACGATCAACACCCGATCGAGGCGCTCGCGGGCCGCGATCAGGCTGCGGCGTTGCTGCTTGGACATCCGGGTATTCTTCCGGACCTGCGGACCTTCCACCCGTACTGGACGACCTTCGCGCTGAGACTCTCCGACGCCTACCTTCAGCTTCCCACCGTCGCGGGGCGAGACGAGCACCGAATCGCCTGGGACCGGGCGCTGAATGAGCGCGTAGAGACGGCGATCCGCACCGGGGCGGTGGATGCGAAACGCTCCGACGTGGTATTGTTCCGGGCCTGCCTGCTCGCCGATCGCGGCGATTGGACGGCGTTGCGCCGACTGGTGCCCTCGCTCGCCGCCTTACGCCTTGACGAAAGCAACGATTCCTACTGGAACCGGGTCGCCCGGGAACTTGGGCTCCAATCCTGGATGGACCGCGAATTACGTCACTACGTCGCGGCCTGCGAACTCCTGACCGACGACCCCGAACTTGTCATGAAGGAAAGTGAGCAGCTCGCCAAGCTCCTTGGCTTGCCCAAAGTGAACGAATACACAAAGCATTCGATATTCGACGCAATTAACCGCGGGCTATCCATCTTCGCGAGTCGCCAACGTGCCACGGCTCGGCTCGACCGCGCCGATCGGTCGGCCCAGTTCTTTCGAGCGCTAGCGGACCGCTTGCTCCGCGAGTTTCCCACCGATCCGAGCGCTTATCGACTCATGAGCGAAGCCCACCTGCAGGAGTCAAAAAACGCTTGGAAGCGAGACGACCTTGCGGGTGTCAGGAAGTCGCTCGCCGCGTCGATTTCTTCCCTCCGCCGCGCCCTCGAACTCGACCCCAGCGACGACATCGTCCGCTCGATGCTCATAGACAAAACGAAACGCCTCGCCGCCCTGCCGGGCTCGTGA
- a CDS encoding peptidylprolyl isomerase: protein MRRIVLTGLATLAATGVFIGAETARAQTAPAQKPGAAPAPAAAANAPLIANAGEVVATVSYNDVTEKITKGDVFNIITRYPIPASEDREQVYRDAVDTLVNTKLVTQFLNRQRITIPPAKIDEELAKLEQGLKSEGKSLESTLRENGFSPEEIRKEIQDRLRWIQYVTLKATDAELKRYVADHHDLFSGTQIRASHILLKTDPNASAADKEKVKQKLTAIKNDIETSKITFAEAANKFSEDPANAGGGGGDLDFFNLSSGFIPEFTDVAFKLKKGSVSNPVETPYGYHLIQVTDRKEGRPVDLEQNKPYVTTVYAGELQKNLLTEARKAAKIEVKPMPKDLYPPVPTQAAPAATKPAAAAKAKAKAG from the coding sequence ATGCGCAGGATAGTCCTTACCGGTCTGGCGACGTTGGCGGCGACGGGGGTGTTCATCGGCGCCGAGACGGCTCGCGCCCAGACCGCGCCCGCGCAGAAGCCGGGCGCCGCGCCCGCCCCGGCGGCGGCGGCGAACGCGCCGCTCATCGCCAACGCGGGCGAGGTGGTCGCCACGGTGTCGTACAACGACGTGACCGAGAAGATCACCAAGGGCGACGTCTTCAACATCATCACCCGCTACCCGATCCCGGCCTCCGAGGATCGCGAGCAGGTCTACCGCGACGCCGTCGACACGCTGGTCAACACCAAGCTGGTGACCCAGTTCCTCAACCGCCAGCGAATCACGATCCCCCCCGCCAAGATCGACGAGGAGTTGGCGAAGCTCGAACAGGGGCTCAAGTCCGAGGGCAAGAGCCTGGAGTCGACCCTCCGAGAAAACGGCTTCTCGCCGGAGGAGATCCGCAAGGAGATCCAGGACCGACTCCGCTGGATCCAGTACGTCACCCTCAAGGCGACCGACGCCGAGCTGAAGCGGTACGTGGCCGACCACCACGACCTGTTCAGCGGCACCCAGATCCGCGCCAGCCACATCCTGCTGAAGACCGATCCCAACGCCTCGGCGGCGGACAAGGAGAAGGTGAAGCAGAAGCTGACGGCGATCAAGAACGACATCGAGACCAGCAAGATCACCTTCGCCGAGGCCGCCAACAAGTTTTCGGAAGACCCGGCCAACGCCGGCGGCGGCGGCGGCGACCTCGACTTCTTCAACCTGAGCAGCGGCTTCATCCCCGAGTTCACGGACGTCGCGTTCAAGCTCAAGAAGGGATCGGTCTCCAACCCGGTCGAGACCCCCTACGGCTACCACCTGATCCAGGTGACCGACCGCAAGGAAGGCCGCCCGGTCGACCTTGAGCAGAACAAGCCGTACGTCACGACGGTCTACGCCGGCGAGCTTCAGAAGAACCTTCTGACCGAAGCCCGCAAGGCGGCCAAGATCGAAGTCAAGCCGATGCCCAAGGACCTGTATCCGCCGGTTCCGACCCAGGCCGCCCCGGCCGCGACCAAGCCGGCCGCGGCCGCCAAGGCGAAGGCCAAGGCGGGGTGA